Proteins from one Polynucleobacter wuianus genomic window:
- the tpiA gene encoding triose-phosphate isomerase, with product MRPLIVIGNWKMNGSLVSNQDWIKTVARGMESGMPAGRQFAVCPPFPYLAQCANLIKEHSLAFLSLGAQDASAQACGAYTGEASAAMLKEMGCQYVIVGHSERRQMHHEVDEVVAAKALQVLDNGMTPVICVGETADERNSGRAEEVVCGQIAKQVSVLQDRLADCLIAYEPVWAIGTGKVASAQVAQDMHRHIRLQLAEFDEDVASHVGILYGGSVKPDNAVELFAMPDIDGGLVGGASLNPEDFLAICQA from the coding sequence ATGCGTCCACTTATCGTCATCGGCAACTGGAAAATGAATGGTAGTCTTGTAAGTAATCAAGATTGGATTAAAACCGTTGCCCGCGGCATGGAAAGTGGTATGCCCGCTGGTCGTCAATTTGCTGTATGTCCACCGTTTCCCTATTTGGCTCAATGCGCCAATTTGATTAAAGAGCATTCATTGGCTTTTTTAAGCTTAGGCGCTCAAGATGCCTCCGCGCAAGCTTGCGGCGCTTATACCGGTGAAGCTAGTGCAGCCATGCTTAAGGAGATGGGCTGTCAGTATGTCATCGTTGGCCACTCAGAGCGCCGTCAAATGCATCATGAAGTTGATGAGGTCGTAGCTGCCAAAGCTCTACAGGTTTTGGATAACGGCATGACACCTGTAATTTGCGTTGGCGAGACTGCTGATGAGCGGAATTCTGGTAGGGCTGAAGAAGTTGTTTGTGGACAGATTGCAAAGCAAGTTTCTGTTCTGCAAGATCGTTTGGCTGATTGCCTGATTGCCTATGAGCCAGTGTGGGCTATTGGTACCGGCAAGGTAGCAAGCGCTCAAGTTGCACAAGATATGCATCGTCATATTCGTCTGCAGTTAGCAGAGTTTGATGAGGATGTGGCTTCTCATGTGGGAATTTTGTATGGCGGCAGCGTCAAGCCTGATAATGCCGTTGAATTGTTTGCCATGCCCGATATTGATGGTGGATTAGTTGGAGGGGCCTCATTAAACCCTGAAGATTTTCTAGCCATCTGCCAGGCATAG
- a CDS encoding NADH-quinone oxidoreductase subunit D, with amino-acid sequence MAQIKNYTLNFGPQHPAAHGVLRLVLELDGEVIQRADPHIGLLHRATEKLAETRTWIQNVPYMDRLDYVSMMSNEHAYVMAIEKLLQVDVPLRAQYIRVMYDELTRLLNHLLWIGCHGLDVGAMAVFLYAFRDREDIFDMYEAVSGARMHAAYYRPGGVYRDLPDQMAQYDKSKIRSASAVKRLNENRSGTLLDFIEQFTNGFDANVDEYCNLLTDNRIWKQRLVNIGIVTPERALQLGFTGPMLRGSGIEWDLRKKQPYEVYDRLDFDIPVGVNGDSYDRYLVRMEEMRQSNRIIKQCVAWLKANPGPVMSDNHKVAPPKRVDMKTNMEELIHHFKLFTEGIHVPDGEAYSAVEHPKGEFGIYLISDGANKPYRMKIRAPGFVHLSAMDEMSRGHMLADAVTIIGTQDIVFGEIDR; translated from the coding sequence ATGGCACAAATTAAGAACTACACCCTCAATTTCGGTCCTCAGCATCCTGCGGCACACGGCGTATTGCGCTTAGTGCTGGAGTTGGATGGTGAAGTTATACAGCGCGCTGATCCGCATATTGGTCTGTTGCATCGTGCAACTGAGAAGCTGGCCGAGACTCGTACTTGGATTCAAAACGTTCCTTATATGGATCGCTTGGACTATGTGTCCATGATGTCCAATGAGCATGCTTATGTCATGGCTATTGAAAAGTTATTACAAGTCGATGTTCCATTGCGCGCTCAATACATCCGTGTCATGTACGATGAGCTCACGCGTTTATTGAATCACTTGCTTTGGATTGGTTGTCACGGTCTTGACGTTGGTGCGATGGCAGTTTTCCTGTACGCCTTCCGCGATCGTGAAGATATTTTTGATATGTACGAAGCGGTATCAGGCGCTCGTATGCACGCAGCTTACTATCGCCCAGGTGGTGTGTATCGTGACTTGCCTGATCAAATGGCTCAGTACGATAAGTCTAAGATTCGCAGCGCTTCCGCTGTGAAGCGTTTGAATGAAAACCGTAGCGGGACATTGCTAGATTTCATTGAGCAATTTACGAATGGCTTTGATGCAAACGTTGATGAATATTGCAACTTACTTACCGACAACCGTATTTGGAAGCAACGTTTAGTCAATATCGGTATCGTGACTCCCGAGCGCGCCTTGCAACTCGGCTTTACTGGCCCAATGTTACGTGGTTCAGGTATCGAGTGGGATTTGCGTAAGAAACAGCCATACGAAGTCTATGACCGACTCGACTTTGATATTCCAGTAGGCGTTAATGGCGATTCATACGATCGTTATTTAGTGCGCATGGAAGAGATGCGTCAATCCAATCGCATTATCAAGCAATGTGTTGCTTGGTTAAAGGCAAATCCAGGCCCTGTCATGAGTGACAACCATAAGGTTGCTCCACCGAAGCGTGTGGATATGAAGACTAATATGGAAGAATTGATTCATCACTTCAAATTATTTACAGAAGGTATTCACGTTCCCGATGGGGAGGCTTACTCAGCCGTTGAGCATCCAAAAGGTGAGTTTGGCATTTACTTAATTTCTGATGGTGCTAACAAGCCATACCGCATGAAGATTCGTGCTCCAGGATTTGTGCATCTTTCCGCAATGGATGAGATGTCACGTGGCCATATGTTGGCTGATGCCGTAACCATTATTGGTACACAGGATATTGTGTTCGGGGAGATTGACCGCTAA
- a CDS encoding NADH-quinone oxidoreductase subunit C produces the protein MSDRLVQLAANLEKVLGKRIQSVEIALGEVTVVVNADTYLESALLLRDDPSLAFEQLIDLCGVDYQDFREGAWSGQRFGVVSHLLSLEHNWRLRVRVFAPDNSYPLVASITPVWNSANWFEREAFDLYGIIFEGHEDLRRILTDYGFIGHPFRKDFPISGNVEMRYDPELKRVVYQPVTIEAREITPRIVREEQYGGPV, from the coding sequence ATGTCAGATCGTTTAGTTCAACTAGCCGCTAACCTCGAGAAGGTTCTCGGTAAGCGCATTCAGTCCGTTGAGATTGCTTTAGGGGAGGTGACTGTTGTTGTCAATGCAGATACTTATCTCGAATCAGCTTTGTTGTTGCGTGATGATCCATCGCTTGCCTTTGAACAGTTGATTGATTTGTGTGGCGTTGACTATCAAGACTTCCGTGAAGGCGCTTGGAGTGGTCAGCGCTTTGGTGTTGTAAGCCATTTGCTCTCACTTGAGCATAACTGGCGTTTGCGTGTGCGGGTATTTGCACCAGACAATAGCTATCCATTGGTAGCCTCTATTACTCCCGTCTGGAATTCTGCTAACTGGTTTGAACGCGAAGCGTTTGACCTTTACGGCATTATTTTTGAAGGCCATGAAGACTTACGTCGTATCTTGACCGACTACGGCTTTATTGGTCATCCATTCAGAAAAGATTTCCCAATCAGCGGCAATGTAGAGATGCGCTATGACCCAGAGCTCAAGCGCGTTGTCTACCAGCCTGTCACGATTGAGGCGCGTGAGATTACTCCACGTATCGTTCGCGAAGAACAGTACGGAGGCCCAGTTTAA
- a CDS encoding NuoB/complex I 20 kDa subunit family protein: MALEGVLKEGFVTTTADQLINWTRNGSLWPMTFGLACCAVEMMHAGASRYDLDRFGVVFRPSPRQSDLMIVAGTLCNKMAPALRKVYDQMPEPRWVISMGSCANGGGYYHNSYSVVRGCDRIVPVDIYVPGCPPTAEALIYGIIQLQSKIARTSTIARKA; the protein is encoded by the coding sequence ATGGCATTAGAAGGCGTTCTGAAAGAAGGATTTGTTACCACTACTGCAGACCAGTTAATTAACTGGACTCGTAATGGTTCTTTATGGCCAATGACTTTTGGTTTGGCCTGCTGTGCAGTTGAAATGATGCATGCGGGAGCTTCCCGTTATGACTTAGACCGTTTTGGTGTGGTCTTCCGTCCATCCCCGCGTCAATCTGATTTGATGATTGTGGCCGGTACTCTGTGCAACAAGATGGCTCCTGCCTTGCGTAAGGTCTATGACCAAATGCCAGAACCACGTTGGGTTATTTCCATGGGTTCCTGTGCTAATGGCGGTGGTTATTACCATAACTCCTATTCAGTTGTTCGCGGTTGTGACCGCATCGTGCCAGTAGATATTTACGTTCCTGGTTGTCCTCCTACTGCGGAAGCGTTGATCTACGGAATTATTCAGCTGCAATCCAAGATTGCTCGCACCAGCACTATCGCGCGGAAGGCCTAA
- the nuoH gene encoding NADH-quinone oxidoreductase subunit NuoH: MDNFLNLITTQGEAIFGSLWPLVWALVRIVIIVLPMFGCVAYLTLWERKLIGWMHIRLGPNRVGPLGLLQPIADALKLLMKEIISPAQASKVLYFIAPIMVIMPAFAAWAVIPFQAKMVLADVNAGLLYIMAISSIGVYGVILAGWSSNSKYPFLGAMRASAQMISYEIAMGFALVTVLITSGSLNLSAIVASQEHGYFAHMGLNFLSWNWLPLLPMFLIYFISGVAETNRHPFDVVEGESEIVAGHMVEYSGMSFAMFFLAEYANMILIAAVASIMFLGGWLPIVDLPIFRDIPGFFWLFGKTFFLLSCVIWLRATLPRYRYDQIMRLGWKIFIPISVFWVVVIGAWVVSPWNIWK; the protein is encoded by the coding sequence ATGGATAATTTCTTGAACCTCATTACGACTCAAGGCGAGGCTATCTTTGGCTCCCTGTGGCCGCTTGTTTGGGCTTTAGTCCGTATTGTCATTATTGTGCTGCCAATGTTTGGTTGTGTGGCTTACTTGACGCTCTGGGAGCGGAAGTTAATTGGTTGGATGCACATTCGTCTTGGACCAAACCGTGTTGGTCCTTTGGGCTTGCTTCAACCCATTGCTGATGCATTAAAGCTCTTGATGAAGGAGATCATCTCCCCAGCGCAAGCAAGCAAAGTGCTGTATTTCATTGCGCCGATTATGGTGATCATGCCTGCATTTGCAGCATGGGCAGTAATTCCATTCCAGGCAAAAATGGTGTTGGCTGATGTTAATGCTGGCCTTTTGTACATCATGGCGATTTCATCGATTGGTGTGTACGGCGTAATTCTTGCGGGATGGTCGTCCAACTCTAAATATCCATTTCTTGGCGCAATGCGCGCATCGGCTCAAATGATTTCTTATGAAATCGCTATGGGCTTTGCATTGGTCACCGTATTGATAACTTCAGGCTCTTTGAACTTAAGCGCGATTGTGGCTTCTCAGGAGCATGGTTATTTCGCACATATGGGTTTGAACTTCCTATCCTGGAATTGGTTACCACTGCTACCAATGTTCTTGATCTATTTCATTTCAGGTGTTGCTGAGACAAACCGTCATCCATTTGATGTGGTGGAAGGCGAGTCTGAGATTGTTGCAGGACACATGGTTGAGTATTCAGGAATGTCGTTTGCAATGTTCTTCTTGGCTGAATACGCCAACATGATTTTGATCGCTGCTGTTGCCTCCATCATGTTCTTGGGTGGATGGTTGCCCATTGTCGATTTGCCTATCTTTCGCGACATTCCAGGTTTCTTCTGGCTATTTGGCAAAACATTCTTCCTGTTATCTTGTGTGATCTGGTTGCGTGCTACATTGCCACGCTACCGTTACGACCAGATTATGCGCTTGGGCTGGAAGATCTTTATCCCCATCTCAGTCTTCTGGGTGGTTGTTATCGGCGCTTGGGTCGTATCCCCATGGAATATCTGGAAATAA
- the nuoI gene encoding NADH-quinone oxidoreductase subunit NuoI: protein MFKKISQFLDSLMLKDILTGMSITGRYLFKPKITVQYPDEKTPLSSRFRGLHALRRYENGEERCIGCKLCEAVCPAYAITIETAERDDGTRRTSRYDIDLTKCIFCGFCEEACPVDAIVETNIFEYFGDKRGDLYFTKEMLLAVGDKYEKDIAANRAADAPYR, encoded by the coding sequence ATGTTTAAGAAAATTTCCCAATTCCTCGATAGCTTGATGCTTAAAGACATCTTGACAGGTATGTCGATTACTGGTCGATATCTCTTTAAGCCAAAAATCACCGTTCAATACCCTGATGAGAAGACGCCGTTATCAAGTCGATTCCGCGGCTTGCACGCTTTGCGCCGCTATGAAAATGGTGAAGAGCGTTGCATCGGTTGCAAATTATGTGAGGCAGTATGCCCAGCATATGCAATCACCATTGAGACAGCAGAGCGTGATGACGGTACGCGTCGTACATCCCGTTATGACATCGACTTAACGAAGTGTATTTTCTGTGGTTTCTGTGAAGAAGCTTGTCCGGTTGATGCTATCGTTGAAACGAATATTTTTGAGTATTTCGGTGATAAGCGTGGCGATCTGTACTTTACTAAAGAAATGCTTTTGGCTGTTGGCGATAAGTACGAAAAAGATATTGCCGCTAATCGTGCTGCTGACGCACCTTATCGTTAA
- the nuoG gene encoding NADH-quinone oxidoreductase subunit NuoG — translation MVEIELDGKTVEVPQGSMVMHAANKLGTYVPHFCYHKKLSIAANCRMCLVEVEKAPKPLPACATPVTQGMKVFTHSAKAVEAQRSVMEFLLINHPLDCPICDQGGECQLQDLAVGYGKSNSRYDEEKRVVFHKNVGPLISMQEMSRCIHCTRCVRFGQEVAGVMELGMINRGEHSEITTFVGQTVDSELSGNMIDLCPVGALTSKPFRYEARTWELGRKRSVSPHDSLGANTTVQTKANKVMRVVALDNEEINECWISDRDRFAYEGLNSKDRITTPMVKQGGQWLETDWQSALDYVAHSLKTISSESGPQSIGALAHPISSTEELHLLQKIVRGLGSNQVETRLRQTDIAGAATAPWLGMPIAKLSTLDRALVIGSFLRKDQPVLAARLRTATKRGLQVSRVDAGGDDWLITATGIAAAPSAWLNALSEVALAIAKAKSVSAPVGTFNLPVSAPAQKIADSLLSGSTAAVLIGSAAIAHPHSSDLHVLAQFIAEQTGATLGFLPVGGNAVGASLVNANGAGIESVLSGDRRAVLLMNIEPDSDLPNPEQARAALAMANTVIALSAYKSADLLEVADVILPITPFTETVSTFVNAEGRAQTIQPAVKPLADSRPAWKVLRVLGGLLNLDGFLYNLPEEVLGEALGDNYCTRLNNQSAANSVANGTVAPLNGLERLSDVNIYAGDQIVRRSSALQLTRDAKRGNQVGLGQKLFNALGLKEGDAVQVSQGNHSVALPATLEVNLAEGAVRISAGTVASAKLGSMFGPVTVIKT, via the coding sequence ATGGTAGAAATCGAATTAGATGGTAAGACGGTAGAAGTTCCGCAAGGTTCGATGGTGATGCACGCCGCGAACAAGTTGGGCACTTACGTTCCGCATTTCTGCTATCACAAGAAGTTATCCATCGCAGCAAACTGTCGTATGTGTCTGGTTGAGGTGGAAAAGGCGCCCAAACCTTTGCCAGCCTGTGCAACACCAGTAACCCAAGGTATGAAGGTGTTTACGCATTCGGCTAAAGCGGTTGAAGCACAGCGCTCAGTCATGGAGTTCTTGCTGATTAACCACCCATTGGATTGCCCAATTTGCGACCAAGGCGGCGAGTGCCAATTACAGGACTTAGCAGTGGGTTACGGAAAATCGAATTCACGCTACGACGAAGAGAAGCGTGTTGTCTTCCATAAAAATGTGGGTCCACTCATCTCAATGCAAGAGATGAGTCGTTGTATTCACTGCACTCGCTGTGTCCGTTTCGGTCAAGAAGTTGCTGGTGTTATGGAGCTTGGCATGATTAACCGTGGCGAGCATTCTGAAATCACCACATTCGTTGGTCAAACCGTGGATTCAGAGTTATCTGGAAATATGATTGATTTATGTCCAGTGGGTGCATTAACAAGCAAGCCATTCCGTTACGAAGCTCGAACATGGGAATTGGGACGCAAGCGTTCCGTAAGTCCGCACGACAGCTTAGGTGCAAATACAACTGTACAAACTAAAGCTAACAAAGTAATGCGTGTAGTTGCTTTGGACAATGAAGAGATCAACGAGTGTTGGATTAGCGATCGTGATCGCTTTGCATATGAAGGCTTGAATAGTAAAGACCGCATCACTACACCAATGGTGAAGCAGGGCGGCCAATGGCTGGAAACGGATTGGCAATCGGCCTTGGATTATGTTGCCCACTCATTGAAGACTATTTCCTCTGAGAGTGGTCCGCAGTCTATTGGTGCATTAGCTCATCCAATCTCTAGCACTGAAGAATTACACCTCTTACAAAAGATCGTTCGTGGCTTAGGCTCAAACCAGGTAGAGACCCGTTTACGTCAAACTGATATTGCTGGTGCAGCAACTGCTCCTTGGTTGGGCATGCCTATTGCTAAGTTGAGTACTTTGGATCGCGCACTAGTCATCGGTAGCTTCTTGCGTAAGGATCAACCAGTCCTGGCAGCGCGCTTGCGCACTGCCACCAAACGTGGTCTCCAAGTTTCTCGTGTTGATGCAGGTGGTGATGATTGGTTAATTACAGCTACTGGAATTGCTGCTGCTCCTAGTGCATGGCTCAATGCTTTGAGTGAAGTTGCTTTGGCAATAGCAAAAGCGAAATCTGTTTCTGCTCCTGTCGGAACTTTTAATTTACCTGTGTCTGCACCAGCACAAAAGATTGCGGACAGCTTGCTCTCAGGCTCTACTGCAGCAGTATTGATTGGTTCAGCCGCTATTGCGCATCCCCATTCATCTGATTTGCATGTCTTGGCACAATTTATTGCTGAGCAAACTGGTGCAACCTTAGGCTTCTTACCAGTAGGTGGCAATGCAGTTGGTGCATCTTTAGTAAATGCCAATGGCGCTGGTATTGAATCAGTATTGTCGGGCGATCGTCGTGCCGTCCTATTGATGAACATCGAGCCAGATTCTGATCTGCCTAATCCAGAGCAAGCACGCGCCGCTTTGGCAATGGCAAATACGGTAATTGCTTTGAGTGCGTACAAGTCAGCTGACTTGCTTGAAGTTGCAGATGTTATTCTGCCCATCACACCGTTTACTGAGACAGTATCTACATTTGTCAATGCTGAAGGTAGGGCGCAAACTATCCAGCCAGCAGTGAAGCCTTTGGCTGATTCACGTCCAGCGTGGAAAGTCTTGCGGGTACTTGGTGGGCTGTTGAATTTGGATGGTTTCCTCTATAACTTACCAGAAGAAGTGCTTGGTGAGGCTTTGGGTGATAACTACTGCACACGATTGAACAATCAATCTGCTGCTAATTCTGTAGCCAATGGAACCGTGGCCCCATTAAATGGTCTCGAGCGTTTGTCTGATGTGAATATCTATGCTGGTGATCAAATTGTGCGCCGCTCATCTGCATTGCAATTAACTCGTGATGCAAAACGGGGTAATCAAGTCGGACTAGGTCAGAAACTCTTTAATGCGCTTGGCTTGAAAGAGGGCGATGCTGTGCAAGTAAGTCAGGGCAATCATTCTGTTGCTTTACCAGCCACTCTTGAAGTGAATTTAGCAGAAGGTGCCGTGAGAATTTCTGCAGGCACTGTGGCCAGTGCCAAACTAGGATCTATGTTTGGTCCTGTAACTGTTATCAAGACATAA
- the nuoE gene encoding NADH-quinone oxidoreductase subunit NuoE, which yields MTTTLQLSDKTLADIARNVAKYPPEQKQSAVMASLIAAQTEVGWVSPEVIATVAQILEMPTIAVEEVATFYNMYNTKPIGKYKLVICTNLPCQLTHGETAATYLKETLGIGYNETTPCGTFTLKEGECMGACGDSPVMLVNDKRMCSFMSKEKIDALLNELRAEGKVA from the coding sequence ATGACAACAACTCTTCAACTATCCGACAAAACGCTGGCTGATATTGCCCGTAACGTCGCTAAGTATCCACCAGAGCAAAAGCAGTCTGCTGTGATGGCTTCATTGATTGCCGCTCAGACTGAAGTCGGTTGGGTTTCACCAGAAGTGATCGCTACCGTAGCGCAAATTTTAGAAATGCCTACGATCGCAGTTGAGGAAGTAGCAACTTTCTACAACATGTACAACACCAAACCCATCGGTAAGTATAAGTTAGTCATCTGCACAAACTTGCCATGCCAATTAACTCATGGCGAAACTGCAGCAACTTACTTAAAAGAAACCTTGGGTATAGGCTACAACGAAACTACTCCATGTGGCACCTTTACTTTAAAAGAGGGTGAGTGCATGGGTGCATGCGGCGATTCACCAGTAATGCTGGTGAATGACAAGCGCATGTGTAGCTTTATGAGTAAAGAAAAGATTGACGCTCTATTAAATGAGCTACGTGCAGAAGGGAAAGTAGCATGA
- a CDS encoding NAD(P)H-quinone oxidoreductase — translation MRVIEIKEFGAPEVLVPATRPDPAVPTAGSGEVLIKVLAAGINRPDVLQRKGHYPVPAGASDIPGLEVAGEIIGGDLAHADNAFGLKIGDKVCALVQGGGYADLCTAPIAQCLPYPTGFTDQEAAALPETFYTVWSNVFMRGELSDGETLLVQGGSSGIGVTAILLAKAMGHQVFVTAGTDEKCKACLKLGADLAINYKTQDFVEEVKKATDGKGVNVILDMVTGAYVQREIDCLADDGRIVIIAIQGGSKAEVSTNQILRRRLTITGSTLRPRPVSFKKQITKQLYDNVWPLLNAGKLKPAIYQTFTLDQAADAHRLMESSEHVGKIVLTV, via the coding sequence ATGCGTGTAATTGAGATCAAAGAATTCGGTGCGCCAGAGGTGCTGGTACCTGCCACTCGTCCAGATCCGGCGGTACCAACCGCTGGATCTGGCGAGGTATTGATTAAGGTTTTAGCTGCGGGGATTAACCGTCCTGATGTTTTGCAACGCAAAGGTCATTACCCTGTACCGGCAGGTGCATCTGACATTCCTGGCCTTGAAGTTGCAGGTGAAATTATTGGTGGTGACTTAGCGCATGCAGATAACGCATTTGGTTTGAAGATTGGCGATAAAGTTTGTGCTTTGGTGCAAGGTGGCGGCTATGCTGATCTTTGCACTGCGCCGATTGCCCAATGTTTACCTTATCCAACCGGTTTTACCGATCAAGAAGCAGCAGCGTTACCTGAAACTTTCTATACCGTATGGAGCAATGTCTTCATGCGTGGCGAATTATCTGATGGCGAAACACTCTTAGTGCAAGGTGGTTCAAGCGGCATCGGCGTTACTGCCATTTTGCTTGCTAAGGCCATGGGTCATCAGGTGTTTGTTACAGCTGGTACTGATGAGAAGTGCAAAGCATGTTTAAAGTTAGGCGCAGATCTTGCCATTAATTACAAGACACAAGACTTTGTCGAAGAAGTGAAAAAGGCTACTGATGGTAAGGGTGTAAACGTCATTCTCGATATGGTGACTGGCGCTTACGTTCAACGAGAAATTGATTGCTTGGCAGATGATGGTCGTATTGTGATCATTGCGATACAAGGCGGATCAAAAGCGGAAGTGAGTACCAATCAAATTTTGCGCCGCCGCTTAACCATTACTGGATCGACATTGCGTCCACGGCCAGTGTCATTTAAGAAGCAAATTACCAAACAGCTCTATGACAATGTTTGGCCATTATTAAATGCTGGCAAATTGAAACCTGCGATTTATCAAACCTTTACGCTGGATCAAGCGGCAGATGCTCATCGCTTGATGGAGTCATCTGAGCACGTCGGCAAAATTGTTCTGACGGTTTAA
- a CDS encoding NADH-quinone oxidoreductase subunit A, with the protein MNLANYFPVLLFILVGIGVGLVPMFLGKILAPSKPDAEKLSPYECGFEAFEDARMKFDVRYYLIAILFILFDLETAFLFPWGVALRDLGWFGYASMVIFLLEFIVGFVYIWKKGALDWE; encoded by the coding sequence TTGAATCTCGCTAATTACTTTCCTGTTCTGCTTTTTATCCTCGTAGGCATTGGGGTGGGATTAGTCCCCATGTTCCTCGGAAAAATTCTGGCCCCTTCGAAGCCTGACGCTGAAAAACTCTCTCCATATGAGTGTGGTTTTGAAGCCTTCGAAGATGCGCGTATGAAGTTTGATGTGCGCTACTACTTAATTGCCATTCTCTTTATTTTGTTTGACCTTGAGACTGCATTCTTATTCCCTTGGGGAGTTGCTTTGCGCGATCTCGGTTGGTTTGGCTACGCCTCTATGGTGATCTTCCTCCTGGAATTCATTGTGGGATTTGTTTATATCTGGAAAAAGGGCGCTCTCGACTGGGAGTGA
- the secG gene encoding preprotein translocase subunit SecG, whose translation MEWFKTLLIVLQVISALAVILLVLLQQGKGADMGAAFGSGASGSLFGASGSANFLSHTTAIFAAVFFICTLGITWIGNKKEVSPGVLSGTVAPTAAPAAPVAPTQDPTKPAVPK comes from the coding sequence GTGGAATGGTTTAAGACTTTATTGATCGTATTGCAGGTGATTTCAGCTTTGGCTGTGATCTTATTAGTGCTATTGCAACAAGGTAAGGGCGCTGATATGGGTGCTGCCTTTGGTTCTGGCGCATCAGGTAGCTTATTCGGTGCTAGCGGATCTGCGAACTTTTTATCTCATACAACTGCCATTTTTGCAGCAGTATTTTTTATTTGTACTTTGGGTATTACTTGGATTGGTAATAAGAAGGAAGTGAGTCCGGGCGTTCTTTCCGGAACCGTGGCTCCAACAGCGGCGCCGGCTGCACCTGTTGCACCAACTCAGGACCCGACTAAACCAGCAGTTCCTAAGTAA
- the nuoF gene encoding NADH-quinone oxidoreductase subunit NuoF, whose protein sequence is MTSLHDRHIKPLILAGLNGDNWRLKDYESRGGYQQLRRLINDKVAPDAIIAELKASSLRGRGGAGFPTGLKWSFMPRQFPGQKYLVCNSDEGEPGTFKDRDIMRYNPHALIEGMIIGAYTMGITTGYNYIHGEIWEVYSRFEEALEEARASGYLGDKILGSDFSFQLHAAPGWGAYICGEETALLESLEGKKGQPRFKPPFPASFGLYGKPTTINNTETFAAVPFVLAIGGQAYLDLGKPNNGGTKIFSVSGDVVHPGNYEIPLGTPFAELLKLAGGMRDGKSIKAVIPGGSSAPVIPGAQMMDLTMDYDSIAKAGSMLGSGAVIVMNETRCMVRALERLSYFYHEESCGQCTPCREGTGWLWRIVHRIEHGQGRPEDLDLLNDVAANIQGRTICALGDAAAMPVRGMLKHYMDEFAYHVEHKRCLDSAKPL, encoded by the coding sequence ATGACCAGCTTGCACGATCGCCACATTAAGCCTTTGATCCTTGCAGGATTGAATGGTGATAACTGGCGTTTAAAAGATTACGAGAGCCGTGGTGGTTATCAACAGTTACGTCGTTTGATTAATGACAAGGTTGCGCCAGATGCCATCATCGCTGAATTAAAGGCTTCATCACTGCGTGGTCGTGGTGGTGCAGGCTTCCCAACGGGATTGAAGTGGAGCTTCATGCCACGCCAATTTCCAGGTCAAAAATATTTAGTTTGTAATAGTGACGAAGGTGAGCCTGGTACGTTTAAAGACCGTGACATCATGCGTTACAACCCACATGCTTTGATTGAAGGCATGATCATTGGTGCATACACCATGGGTATTACGACAGGCTATAACTACATTCACGGCGAAATATGGGAAGTGTATTCTCGCTTTGAAGAAGCCCTGGAAGAAGCACGTGCTTCTGGTTACTTGGGCGACAAAATTTTAGGCAGTGATTTCTCATTCCAATTGCATGCAGCTCCAGGCTGGGGTGCATATATCTGTGGTGAAGAAACTGCTTTGCTTGAATCTTTAGAGGGCAAAAAAGGTCAGCCACGCTTTAAGCCACCTTTTCCCGCAAGTTTTGGTTTGTATGGCAAACCAACCACGATTAATAACACTGAAACATTTGCTGCTGTGCCATTTGTATTGGCAATTGGCGGTCAAGCCTATTTAGATCTTGGCAAGCCAAACAATGGCGGTACTAAGATTTTCTCAGTATCCGGTGACGTAGTGCATCCAGGAAACTATGAGATTCCATTAGGTACACCATTTGCTGAGCTCTTAAAGCTTGCTGGTGGAATGCGTGATGGTAAGTCGATTAAGGCTGTTATACCTGGCGGTTCATCTGCTCCTGTTATTCCTGGTGCACAGATGATGGATCTGACCATGGATTACGACAGTATCGCTAAAGCAGGTTCGATGTTAGGTTCTGGTGCGGTCATCGTCATGAATGAAACCCGCTGTATGGTTCGCGCACTCGAGCGCCTTTCTTATTTCTATCACGAAGAATCTTGTGGTCAATGTACCCCATGCCGCGAAGGTACTGGCTGGCTATGGCGCATTGTTCACCGCATTGAACACGGTCAAGGTCGCCCTGAAGATTTAGATTTGCTCAACGATGTAGCGGCCAATATTCAAGGTCGCACGATTTGTGCATTGGGTGATGCAGCTGCGATGCCAGTACGTGGCATGTTGAAGCATTACATGGATGAATTTGCGTATCACGTAGAACATAAGCGCTGCTTAGATTCTGCAAAACCTTTATAA